A genome region from Vulpes lagopus strain Blue_001 chromosome 7, ASM1834538v1, whole genome shotgun sequence includes the following:
- the EGR1 gene encoding early growth response protein 1 translates to MAAAKAEMQLMSPLQISDPFGSFPHSPTMDNYPKLEEMMLLSNGAPQFLGAAGASEGSGGSSSSGSGGGGGGGGGSGGSGGSAFNPQGEAGEQPYEHLTAESFPDISLNNEKVLVETSYPSQTTRLPPITYTGRFSLEPAPNSGNTLWPEPLFSLVSGLVSMTNPPATSSSAPSPAASSSSSASQSPPLSCAVQSNDSSPIYSAAPTFPTPNSDIFPEPQSQAFPGSTGAALQYPPPTYPAAKGGFQVPMIPDYLFPQQQGDLGLGTPDQKPFQGLEGRTQQPSLTPLSTIKAFATQSGSQDLKALNTTYQSQLIKPSRMRKYPNRPSKTPPHERPYACPVESCDRRFSRSDELTRHIRIHTGQKPFQCRICMRNFSRSDHLTTHIRTHTGEKPFACDICGRKFARSDERKRHTKIHLRQKDKKADKGVVASSAATSLSSYPSQVATSYTSPVTTSYPSPATTSYPSPVPTSYSSPGSSTYPSPVHSGFPSPSVATTYSSVPPAFPAQVSSFPSSAVTNSFSASAGLSDMTTTFSPRTIEIC, encoded by the exons ATGGCCGCGGCCAAGGCCGAGATGCAGCTGATGTCTCCGCTGCAGATCTCCGACCCGTTCGGCTCCTTTCCTCACTCGCCCACCATGGACAACTATCCCAAGCTGGAGGAGATGATGCTGCTGAGCAATGGGGCTCCCCAGTTCCTCGGTGCAGCCGGGGCCTCGGAGGGCAGCGGCGgtagcagcagcagcggcagcgggggcggtggaggtggagggggcggcagcggcggcagcggcggcagcgCCTTCAACCCTCAGGGGGAGGCGGGCGAGCAGCCCTACGAGCACCTGACCGCAG AGTCTTTTCCCGACATCTCTCTGAATAACGAGAAGGTTCTGGTGGAGACCAGTTACCCCAGCCAAACCACGCGGCTGCCGCCCATCACCTACACTGGCCGCTTCTCTCTGGAGCCTGCACCCAACAGCGGCAACACCTTGTGGCCAGAGCCCCTCTTCAGCCTGGTCAGCGGCCTCGTGAGCATGACCAACCCACCGGCCACCTCGTCTTCGGCGCCGTCTccagcagcctcctcctcctcctccgcctctcAGAGCCCACCCCTGAGCTGTGCCGTCCAGTCCAACGACAGCAGCCCCATTTACTCGGCGGCGCCCACCTTCCCCACGCCTAACAGTGACATCTTCCCGGAGCCGCAGAGCCAGGCCTTCCCGGGCTCCACGGGCGCCGCGCTCCAGTACCCGCCTCCCACCTACCCTGCGGCCAAGGGTGGCTTCCAGGTCCCCATGATCCCTGACTACCTGTTTCCACAACAGCAGGGCGACCTGGGCCTGGGCACCCCCGACCAGAAGCCCTTCCAAGGCCTGGAGGGCCGTACCCAGCAGCCTTCGCTCACTCCGTTGTCTACCATCAAGGCCTTTGCCACGCAGTCGGGCTCCCAGGACTTGAAGGCCCTCAACACCACTTACCAGTCCCAGCTCATCAAGCCCAGCCGCATGCGCAAGTACCCCAACCGGCCCAGCAAGACGCCCCCCCACGAACGCCCATATGCCTGCCCGGTGGAGTCCTGCGACCGTCGCTTCTCCCGCTCCGATGAGCTCACGCGCCACATCCGCATCCACACCGGCCAGAAGCCCTTCCAGTGTCGCATCTGCATGCGCAACTTCAGCCGCAGTGACCATCTCACCACCCACATCCGCACCCACACGGGCGAGAAGCCCTTCGCCTGCGACATCTGTGGGAGAAAGTTTGCCAGGAGCGATGAGCGCAAGAGGCATACCAAGATCCACTTAAGGCAAAAGGACAAAAAAGCAGACAAAGGTGTTGTGGCCTCCTCAGCTGccacctccctctcttcctaCCCGTCCCAGGTGGCTACCTCCTACACGTCCCCGGTTACTACCTCTTATCCCTCCCCAGCCACCACCTCCTATCCGTCACCTGTACCCACCTCCTACTCCTCTCCCGGTTCCTCAACCTACCCATCCCCTGTGCACAGTGGCTTCCCCTCACCCTCAGTGGCCACCACATACTCTTCCGTCCCCCCTGCTTTCCCGGCCCAAGTCAGCAGCTTCCCTTCCTCGGCTGTCACCAACTCCTTCAGCGCCTCTGCAGGGCTTTCGGACATGACAACAACCTTTTCTCCCAGGACAATTGAAATCTgctga